The following proteins are co-located in the Thermus hydrothermalis genome:
- the mads3 gene encoding methylation-associated defense system AAA family ATPase MAD3 produces MISRIEALNYKCLHYISQDLRPFQILVGPNASGKSTFLDVLVFLQDLLEEGVEAAVLARANTLQEMTWKRQSQTFELAIEMEVPLPLSSSGYRSCRYEIRVGVGTEGGIVLERETFWLKRSSDEEEKGQRLLFPSEPSPPERIVAEPGQHAPAGWRKVIGRIADGRVYFRSETSGWNSPFRIDPRKAALANLPEDEERFPVSLWARRIILSGLHRLMLNSQRMREPCRPDAPRAFQPDGSNLPLVVRQLREGSPERFHRWLAHVKQALPNIEDIAVREREVDRFLFLDVHFPQDLRLPSWMLSDGTLRFLALSLLAYLPEAGKIYLIEEPENGIHPKALELVFQSISSVYDGQVFVATHSPLLLQLAKPDDLLCFALTPNGATDIVRGDMHPKLQKWREEATLGDLLAAGVLG; encoded by the coding sequence ATGATTTCCCGTATCGAAGCGCTCAATTACAAGTGCTTGCATTACATCAGCCAAGATCTTCGTCCATTCCAAATCTTGGTCGGACCGAACGCTAGCGGCAAGAGCACATTTTTGGATGTGCTAGTCTTTTTGCAGGATTTGTTGGAAGAAGGAGTTGAAGCGGCCGTTTTGGCGCGAGCGAATACCCTTCAGGAAATGACATGGAAGCGGCAATCGCAGACCTTCGAGTTGGCGATAGAAATGGAGGTTCCTCTGCCATTGTCGTCTAGTGGCTATCGCTCTTGTCGCTACGAAATTCGGGTCGGAGTTGGTACCGAGGGCGGCATTGTGCTTGAAAGGGAGACCTTTTGGTTGAAGCGTTCAAGTGATGAGGAGGAGAAGGGTCAAAGATTGCTTTTCCCTAGCGAACCGAGCCCGCCGGAAAGGATTGTTGCTGAGCCGGGGCAACACGCACCTGCTGGATGGCGGAAAGTCATTGGTCGCATAGCCGATGGCAGAGTCTATTTTCGTTCTGAGACCAGCGGCTGGAACTCGCCTTTCCGAATTGACCCCCGCAAAGCCGCCCTTGCCAATTTACCCGAGGACGAGGAGAGATTTCCGGTATCGCTATGGGCAAGGCGGATCATCCTTTCTGGGCTCCATCGCTTGATGCTAAACAGCCAACGAATGCGCGAACCCTGTCGTCCTGATGCGCCCAGGGCATTCCAGCCTGATGGTAGCAATTTGCCGCTCGTGGTGCGTCAACTGAGGGAAGGCTCACCTGAACGCTTTCACCGGTGGCTTGCCCACGTGAAGCAGGCGTTGCCCAACATCGAAGACATCGCTGTTCGGGAACGGGAAGTTGACCGCTTCCTCTTTTTGGACGTTCACTTTCCCCAAGACCTGAGATTGCCGAGTTGGATGCTGTCAGACGGGACTTTGCGTTTTTTGGCGCTTTCTCTACTAGCTTACCTTCCTGAAGCCGGAAAGATTTACCTGATTGAGGAGCCAGAGAACGGGATTCATCCGAAGGCTTTGGAGTTGGTTTTCCAGTCCATTTCGTCGGTATACGATGGTCAAGTGTTTGTCGCGACGCACTCGCCCTTGCTCTTGCAGTTGGCGAAGCCTGATGATTTGCTGTGTTTTGCCCTCACCCCTAACGGAGCGACAGACATTGTTCGTGGCGACATGCATCCCAAACTCCAAAAGTGGCGCGAAGAAGCGACTTTGGGCGACTTGCTGGCAGCGGGGGTGCTGGGGTGA
- a CDS encoding IS982 family transposase codes for MPSRILPALCTLDDALQALGHRDDPQAKTPASAILTLAILAAMERGGKHNKALALAQDLKRFTHIPSPSRFHRRLHALSPLLLPLHYLLAQVWKNLHQAQACALDTFPLPVCENIRAPRARPFPDGVYRGFIPRERVPFHGLKHHLRVDDGKSLHEVNLTPGSPHGLTPFLLLPLELPEGAERYLDRGYERHLHEDLLKEAQGLVPMGIRRGKGRRYVPWPQYLAVVGRRVVETVGSTLHASFPRRVRAVTQEGFVMEVRSFVLAQNLGLMVQRMLG; via the coding sequence ATGCCTTCGCGCATCCTACCGGCCCTCTGCACCCTAGACGATGCCCTCCAAGCCCTGGGCCACCGGGATGACCCCCAAGCCAAGACCCCCGCATCCGCCATCCTCACCCTGGCCATCTTGGCCGCCATGGAACGGGGAGGCAAGCACAACAAAGCCCTGGCCCTCGCCCAAGACCTGAAACGCTTCACCCACATCCCCTCCCCAAGCCGCTTCCACCGCAGGCTCCACGCCCTCTCCCCCCTCCTCCTGCCCCTCCACTACCTCCTGGCCCAGGTTTGGAAGAACCTCCACCAGGCCCAGGCCTGTGCCCTGGACACCTTCCCCCTCCCGGTCTGTGAGAACATTCGTGCCCCTCGCGCCAGGCCCTTCCCGGATGGGGTCTACCGGGGCTTCATCCCCAGGGAGCGGGTCCCCTTCCACGGCCTGAAGCACCACCTCCGGGTGGACGATGGGAAGTCCCTCCACGAGGTGAACCTGACCCCGGGAAGCCCGCATGGTTTGACCCCTTTCCTTCTCCTCCCCCTGGAGCTACCCGAGGGGGCGGAGCGCTACCTGGACCGGGGGTACGAGCGCCATCTCCATGAGGACCTGCTCAAGGAGGCGCAGGGGCTTGTTCCCATGGGGATCCGAAGGGGGAAGGGTCGGCGCTATGTGCCTTGGCCCCAGTACCTGGCCGTGGTGGGGCGGCGGGTGGTGGAGACGGTGGGGAGCACCCTCCACGCCTCCTTTCCCAGGCGGGTTCGCGCCGTGACCCAGGAGGGCTTCGTCATGGAGGTGCGCTCCTTCGTCCTGGCCCAGAACCTTGGGCTCATGGTGCAGAGAATGCTTGGGTAG
- a CDS encoding tyrosine-type recombinase/integrase, with translation MERLSEWFGVFLQDGKARGLSPRTLAFYGEGVRSMLRIVGDKRVQDLTTQDLRVFLARSHEEGLSPGGVVARYRAVRPFLRWLVREGVLEHDPTARMKPPKAPPPDLAVVRPGEVRKMLLAADGGKHPFRDKAILLLLWDTAARIGEIVGLRLEDVRPEGIRVKRKGGAYQVLPISAPTRRAVWAYLRNERPESTSDALFLSGTGRPITADAVRQMLRRLARAAGVPYKSPHAFRRGAAVVMVKNGMNPYALQMLMGHQSPAMTAHYVRLAEKDLREIHGKVSPTLGLLRDG, from the coding sequence GTGGAAAGGCTATCGGAATGGTTTGGGGTGTTCTTGCAGGACGGGAAGGCTAGAGGGTTGTCGCCCAGGACCTTGGCCTTTTATGGGGAAGGGGTTAGGAGCATGCTTAGGATTGTGGGGGACAAGCGGGTGCAGGATTTAACGACGCAGGACCTTAGGGTCTTCCTCGCGCGGTCCCACGAGGAAGGGCTTAGCCCCGGTGGGGTTGTGGCGCGCTACCGGGCCGTGCGGCCCTTCCTCCGGTGGCTTGTGCGGGAGGGCGTCTTGGAACATGACCCCACGGCCAGGATGAAGCCGCCCAAGGCGCCACCCCCCGACCTTGCGGTGGTGAGGCCCGGGGAGGTACGCAAGATGCTCCTAGCGGCGGATGGTGGGAAGCACCCCTTCCGGGACAAGGCGATACTGCTTCTGCTTTGGGATACGGCGGCCCGGATAGGGGAGATTGTTGGCCTTAGGCTCGAGGATGTTCGCCCTGAAGGGATAAGGGTAAAGCGCAAGGGTGGGGCATACCAGGTGCTTCCCATTTCGGCGCCCACGCGGAGGGCGGTTTGGGCCTATCTTAGGAACGAAAGGCCAGAAAGCACAAGCGATGCCCTATTCCTTAGCGGTACGGGGAGGCCGATAACGGCCGATGCGGTCCGGCAAATGCTACGGCGGCTTGCTAGGGCGGCGGGCGTCCCCTACAAGTCCCCCCACGCCTTTCGTAGGGGCGCGGCGGTGGTCATGGTCAAGAACGGGATGAACCCCTATGCCCTGCAAATGCTTATGGGGCACCAGTCCCCAGCCATGACCGCCCACTATGTGCGGCTTGCGGAAAAGGACCTGAGGGAAATCCATGGCAAGGTATCACCTACCCTGGGCCTCCTTCGGGATGGTTAG
- the ychF gene encoding redox-regulated ATPase YchF, with translation MLAVGIVGLPNVGKSTLFNALTRAGALAANYPFATIDKNVGVVPLEDERLYALQKVFAKGERVPPVVPTHVEFVDIAGLVKGAHKGEGLGNQFLAHIREVAAIAHVLRCFPDPGVVHVMGRVDPLEDAEVVETELLLADLATLERRLERLRKEARADREKLPLLEAAEGLYAHLQAGKPARTFPPSEELGRFLKETPLLTAKPVIYVANVAEEDLPQGAGNPHVQAVREKAEAEGAEVVVVSAKLEAELAELSQEEAKELLAAYGLKESGLQRLAQAGYRALGLLTFFTAGEKEVRAWTVRRGAKAPEAAGEIHSDMERGFIRAEVIPWDRLVEAGGWAKAKERGWVRLEGKEYEVQDGDVLFVLFNA, from the coding sequence ATGCTTGCAGTCGGCATCGTAGGTCTACCCAACGTGGGCAAGTCCACCCTCTTTAACGCCCTGACCCGAGCCGGGGCGCTCGCCGCCAACTACCCCTTCGCCACCATTGACAAGAACGTGGGGGTGGTGCCCCTAGAGGACGAAAGGCTTTACGCCCTGCAGAAGGTTTTCGCCAAAGGGGAAAGGGTACCCCCCGTGGTCCCCACCCACGTGGAGTTCGTGGACATCGCCGGCCTCGTGAAGGGGGCCCATAAGGGGGAGGGGCTCGGGAACCAGTTTTTGGCCCATATCCGCGAGGTGGCGGCCATCGCCCACGTCCTCCGGTGCTTTCCCGACCCCGGGGTGGTGCACGTCATGGGCCGGGTGGACCCCTTGGAGGACGCCGAGGTGGTGGAGACCGAGCTCCTCCTCGCCGACCTCGCCACCTTGGAGCGCCGGCTTGAACGCCTGCGCAAGGAGGCCCGCGCTGACCGGGAGAAGCTTCCCCTTTTGGAGGCGGCGGAAGGCCTCTACGCCCACCTCCAGGCGGGAAAGCCCGCCCGCACCTTTCCCCCTTCCGAGGAACTAGGCCGTTTCCTCAAGGAAACCCCCCTCCTCACCGCCAAGCCGGTGATCTACGTGGCCAACGTGGCGGAGGAGGACCTACCCCAGGGGGCGGGGAACCCTCACGTCCAGGCGGTGCGGGAGAAGGCGGAGGCGGAAGGGGCGGAGGTGGTGGTGGTGTCCGCCAAGCTGGAGGCGGAACTGGCCGAGCTCTCGCAAGAGGAGGCTAAGGAGCTCCTCGCCGCCTACGGCCTTAAGGAAAGCGGCCTGCAGCGTTTGGCCCAGGCGGGGTACCGGGCCTTGGGCCTCCTCACCTTCTTCACCGCTGGGGAGAAGGAGGTGCGGGCTTGGACGGTGCGCCGAGGCGCCAAGGCCCCGGAGGCAGCGGGGGAGATCCACTCGGACATGGAAAGGGGCTTCATCCGGGCCGAGGTCATCCCCTGGGACCGGCTGGTGGAGGCGGGGGGGTGGGCCAAGGCCAAGGAGCGGGGCTGGGTGCGCTTGGAGGGCAAGGAGTACGAGGTGCAGGACGGAGATGTCCTTTTCGTGCTCTTCAACGCGTGA
- the deoC gene encoding deoxyribose-phosphate aldolase, giving the protein MDLAAHIDHTLLKPTATPEEIQKVAEEALEYGFYGLCIPPSYVGFVRERYPHAPFRLVTVVGFPLGYQEKEVKALEASLAYARGADEIDMVLHLGRALSGDLAYVEEEVRAVRRAVPRAVLKVILETGHFPPEALEALAEAAIQGGADFLKTSTGFGPRGASLPDVELLVRVARGRAQVKAAGGIRDRETALKLLAAGASRLGTSSGVALVRGEEAGGY; this is encoded by the coding sequence ATGGACCTGGCCGCCCACATTGACCACACCCTCCTGAAACCCACGGCCACCCCGGAGGAAATCCAAAAGGTGGCGGAAGAGGCGCTGGAGTACGGCTTTTATGGCCTTTGCATTCCCCCCTCCTACGTGGGCTTCGTGCGGGAGCGCTACCCCCATGCCCCCTTCCGCCTGGTGACCGTGGTGGGCTTTCCCCTGGGGTACCAGGAAAAGGAGGTGAAGGCCCTCGAGGCTAGCCTGGCCTACGCCCGAGGGGCGGACGAGATTGACATGGTCCTCCACCTGGGCCGGGCCCTATCCGGGGACTTGGCCTACGTGGAGGAGGAGGTGCGCGCCGTGCGCCGGGCGGTGCCCCGGGCGGTGCTCAAGGTGATCCTGGAAACGGGCCACTTCCCCCCCGAAGCCCTGGAGGCCCTGGCCGAGGCCGCCATCCAAGGCGGGGCGGACTTCCTCAAGACCTCCACGGGCTTTGGCCCCCGGGGGGCGAGCCTGCCCGACGTGGAGCTCCTGGTGCGGGTGGCGAGGGGCCGGGCCCAGGTGAAGGCGGCGGGGGGCATCCGGGACCGGGAAACCGCCTTGAAGCTCCTGGCGGCGGGGGCGAGCCGGCTCGGCACCTCCAGCGGCGTGGCCCTGGTGCGGGGGGAGGAGGCCGGTGGGTACTAG
- a CDS encoding phospholipase D-like domain-containing protein: protein MGTRRKPKTLGGLPGYLLLLVLLLLWAYQELRRPAPPPVEAGKTEVYFMPQDGERAKARLLALMASAQEALEGAFYEFRDLKIAQGLLAAHKRGVRVRLYGESDYREDFRRYLVAASLGQGEEPPRVPRALLRERVKPLSLDCEEIAGIPVCYDEQEGFMHHKFLVADQKAVWTGSVNMTWNAFARNNENALLLPSPTLAEGYAREFQALYGGAKEGLGRPVDFALEGVEGTAYFSPQGGKLAQEAILRQIRAAQREILVAAFVLTDREIVGALLEAKKRGVDVRVVLEARNLGDSQDERLREEGIPVRKDANPYTLHHKVMVLDGSHVITGSYNFSFRAREVNNENLLVLRSPTLAEAYRKEVLRLWEAGEPL, encoded by the coding sequence GTGGGTACTAGGCGGAAGCCAAAGACCCTAGGGGGGCTTCCCGGCTACCTGCTCCTCCTCGTCCTTCTCCTCCTTTGGGCCTACCAAGAACTCCGGAGGCCCGCCCCGCCCCCGGTGGAGGCGGGGAAAACGGAGGTCTACTTCATGCCCCAGGATGGGGAACGGGCCAAGGCCCGCCTCCTCGCCCTCATGGCCTCGGCCCAGGAAGCGCTAGAGGGGGCCTTCTACGAGTTCCGCGACCTCAAGATCGCCCAAGGCCTCCTCGCCGCCCACAAGCGGGGGGTAAGGGTCCGGCTTTACGGGGAAAGCGACTACCGGGAAGACTTCCGCCGCTACCTGGTGGCGGCCTCCCTAGGGCAAGGGGAAGAACCTCCAAGGGTACCCCGCGCCCTCCTAAGGGAAAGGGTCAAGCCCCTTTCCCTAGACTGCGAGGAAATCGCCGGCATCCCCGTCTGCTACGACGAGCAGGAAGGCTTCATGCACCACAAGTTTCTGGTGGCGGACCAAAAGGCGGTGTGGACGGGAAGCGTGAACATGACCTGGAACGCCTTCGCCCGCAACAACGAAAACGCCCTCCTCCTCCCCTCCCCCACCTTGGCGGAAGGCTACGCCCGGGAGTTCCAGGCCCTTTATGGGGGCGCCAAGGAGGGCCTGGGCCGCCCCGTGGACTTCGCCCTGGAGGGGGTAGAGGGTACCGCCTACTTCAGCCCCCAAGGGGGCAAGCTCGCCCAAGAGGCAATCCTTCGCCAGATCCGGGCGGCGCAGAGGGAAATCCTGGTGGCCGCCTTCGTCCTCACGGACCGGGAAATCGTGGGGGCCCTCTTGGAGGCCAAGAAGCGGGGTGTGGACGTGCGGGTGGTCCTCGAGGCCCGCAACCTGGGGGATAGCCAAGACGAAAGGCTCCGCGAGGAGGGTATCCCCGTGCGCAAGGACGCCAACCCCTACACCCTGCACCACAAGGTCATGGTCCTGGACGGAAGCCACGTGATCACGGGAAGCTACAACTTCTCCTTCCGCGCCCGGGAGGTGAACAACGAAAACCTCCTGGTCCTAAGGAGCCCCACCCTGGCGGAGGCCTACCGAAAGGAGGTGTTAAGGCTTTGGGAGGCGGGCGAACCCCTTTAG
- a CDS encoding Maf family protein codes for MGGGRTPLVLASGSPRRRALLEALGYPLKVVVPGVKEEGLDLPPAELAQALARRKGESVEGEWVLAADTVVDLMGKALGKPKDPEENRLFLRLLSGKAHLVHTAIYLRTPKDLVLEVHTAKVRFRSLSEEEIAWYVASGEGLDKAGGYGAQGLGMALLEGVEGDFYTVVGLPVSRVFALLWERGFRP; via the coding sequence TTGGGAGGCGGGCGAACCCCTTTAGTCCTGGCCTCCGGTAGCCCCAGGCGCAGGGCCCTCCTCGAGGCCCTGGGCTACCCCCTCAAGGTGGTGGTCCCGGGGGTCAAGGAAGAGGGCCTGGACCTCCCCCCGGCCGAGCTCGCCCAGGCCCTCGCCCGGCGCAAGGGGGAAAGCGTGGAAGGGGAATGGGTCCTGGCGGCGGACACCGTGGTGGACCTCATGGGCAAGGCCCTCGGTAAGCCCAAGGACCCGGAGGAGAACCGCCTTTTCCTCAGGCTCCTTTCCGGGAAAGCGCACCTCGTCCACACCGCCATCTACCTGCGCACCCCCAAGGACCTGGTCCTGGAGGTGCACACGGCAAAGGTGCGCTTCCGTTCCCTTTCCGAAGAGGAAATCGCCTGGTACGTGGCAAGCGGGGAAGGCCTGGACAAGGCAGGGGGCTACGGGGCCCAGGGGCTCGGCATGGCCCTTTTGGAAGGGGTGGAGGGCGACTTCTACACCGTGGTGGGCCTCCCCGTCTCCCGGGTCTTCGCCCTGCTTTGGGAAAGGGGGTTTAGGCCGTGA
- the mreC gene encoding rod shape-determining protein MreC: MSETAWRRLFLLALLALGLTLAALTRPLAPSLSLRLSPLTAPLPALGHRFGENLHAGVSALLNRQDLYRENRLLKDRVAALEAENRRLRLEVERLSRALKVQEEQAPGVVAVAPVVGEDLSGLYRRLVIGLGERDGIRVGMPVTAPEGLVGLVVEVEANRALVRTLLDPESQVGVRPEKAPGRGIARGAPPDRLLAEFPPTVKVAPGDLLLTGAPLGLFPAGIPVGLVERVERVQGGLKLRAWAKPLVELSLLEEVIVLRPL, translated from the coding sequence GTGAGCGAAACCGCCTGGCGCCGCCTCTTCCTCCTCGCCCTCCTCGCCCTAGGGCTCACCCTGGCCGCCCTCACCCGGCCCCTCGCCCCCTCGCTTTCCCTCCGCCTCTCCCCCCTCACCGCTCCCTTGCCCGCCTTGGGGCACCGGTTTGGGGAAAACCTCCACGCGGGGGTTTCCGCCCTCCTAAACCGCCAAGACCTCTACCGGGAAAACCGCCTCCTCAAAGACCGGGTAGCGGCCTTAGAGGCGGAAAACCGCAGGCTCCGCCTGGAGGTGGAGCGCCTTTCCCGGGCCCTGAAGGTCCAGGAGGAGCAGGCCCCGGGGGTGGTGGCGGTGGCCCCCGTGGTGGGAGAAGACCTTTCGGGGCTTTACCGCCGCTTGGTGATTGGCCTGGGCGAGCGGGACGGGATCCGGGTGGGCATGCCCGTCACCGCCCCCGAGGGGCTTGTGGGCCTGGTGGTGGAGGTGGAGGCCAACCGGGCCCTGGTGCGCACCCTCCTAGACCCGGAAAGCCAGGTGGGGGTGCGGCCCGAGAAGGCCCCGGGGCGGGGCATCGCCCGCGGCGCCCCGCCGGACCGCCTCCTCGCCGAGTTTCCCCCCACGGTCAAGGTGGCCCCGGGAGACCTCCTCCTCACGGGGGCGCCCTTAGGCCTTTTCCCGGCGGGCATCCCCGTGGGCCTGGTGGAGCGGGTGGAGCGGGTACAGGGCGGGCTCAAACTAAGGGCCTGGGCTAAGCCCTTGGTGGAGCTTTCCCTCTTGGAAGAGGTCATCGTCCTGAGGCCCTTATGA
- a CDS encoding rod shape-determining protein MreD, which translates to MTALVALLLTLFLAGLLSALWPQGLMAPDLFLLLALWYAGGRPYYLGLPMAFLFGLLQDLLGYGLLGLHATGLLFASYAFYAASRRLVAGEGLGTIFAFLWAFLAKWFGYFLVAYWLRLELPPLSLLDLLLEGVFTLPLFLLSLRLRVGKGT; encoded by the coding sequence ATGACGGCGCTTGTAGCCCTTCTTCTCACCCTTTTCCTGGCCGGGCTCCTTTCCGCCCTTTGGCCCCAAGGGCTTATGGCCCCGGACCTCTTCCTCCTCCTCGCCCTTTGGTACGCCGGGGGAAGGCCCTACTACCTGGGGCTTCCCATGGCTTTCCTCTTCGGCCTCCTCCAGGACCTTTTGGGGTATGGCCTCCTGGGCCTCCACGCCACGGGCCTCCTCTTCGCCTCTTACGCCTTCTACGCCGCAAGCCGCCGCCTGGTGGCCGGGGAAGGCCTGGGAACCATCTTCGCCTTCCTCTGGGCTTTCCTCGCCAAGTGGTTCGGCTACTTCCTGGTGGCCTACTGGCTCCGCCTGGAGTTGCCGCCCCTCTCTCTCCTGGACCTCCTCCTGGAAGGGGTTTTCACCCTGCCCCTCTTCCTCCTTAGCCTGCGCCTACGGGTTGGCAAGGGAACATGA
- a CDS encoding penicillin-binding transpeptidase domain-containing protein has protein sequence MTARLYALMLFFLLAFGLLGLRAWQLQVLEHEKYALKSQGNYLKTEGIPAPRGRILDRKGRVIAQDRLVVDLVYEGGEVAFKERLLPLLGMKELPKEPGVLKAGVPEHLLPTLAELTAGQGNLKLVERIERYYPNPISGPVLGYVLQANAEQVKQGYSPEEQVGQAGLEAALEPYLRGKRGVRAVEVNVRGERLRETILEEPTPGKDVVLSLDLDLQRAAERALEEALADINTGRRLHGLPPATRVKGAIVALDPRTGEILAMASAPSFDPNLFARRPVPKEVQDLLKDPDLPLLNRALQPYTPGSTFKLATSYALLEEGYVGPSTTYRCSPYIVYGGQVRRNWATRDLGTMTVREAIAFSCNTWYYQAVAQDPLGFPDRLAARARLLGLGEPTGVEVAEKTGLLPTRAWKREALGEPWYPGETLSVAIGQGPVLATPAQIARMLATLANGGRKPRLHLVRRIGEEEVRPALEPVPGRFFAVLQEGLRKTVTEGTARHVLGNFPVPTGGKTGTAETPGKRRGLEHAWYMGYGPTDPQSPYPPLVVVAFFENGGEGSRVALPAVRKVMAAYWKVPEEARSP, from the coding sequence ATGACCGCACGCCTTTACGCCCTCATGCTCTTCTTCCTCCTGGCCTTTGGCCTCCTTGGCCTGAGGGCCTGGCAACTCCAGGTCCTGGAGCACGAGAAGTATGCCCTGAAGAGCCAGGGGAACTACCTGAAGACCGAGGGCATCCCTGCCCCCCGGGGGCGGATCCTGGACCGCAAGGGCCGGGTGATCGCCCAAGACCGGCTGGTGGTGGACCTGGTCTACGAGGGAGGGGAGGTGGCCTTTAAGGAAAGGCTTCTCCCGCTTTTGGGCATGAAGGAGCTCCCCAAGGAGCCGGGGGTGCTCAAGGCTGGGGTGCCGGAGCACCTCCTCCCCACCCTGGCGGAGCTCACCGCCGGGCAGGGGAACCTGAAGCTGGTGGAGCGCATTGAGCGCTACTACCCCAACCCCATCTCGGGGCCCGTTTTGGGCTACGTGCTCCAGGCCAACGCTGAACAGGTCAAACAGGGCTATAGCCCCGAGGAGCAGGTGGGGCAGGCGGGCCTCGAGGCCGCCCTCGAGCCCTACCTTCGGGGCAAGCGAGGGGTCAGGGCGGTGGAGGTGAACGTCCGGGGGGAGCGCCTGCGGGAGACCATCTTGGAGGAGCCCACCCCGGGGAAGGACGTGGTCCTCTCCCTGGACCTGGACCTGCAACGGGCGGCGGAAAGGGCGCTAGAGGAAGCCCTAGCGGACATCAATACCGGCCGCAGGCTCCATGGCCTCCCCCCCGCCACCCGGGTCAAGGGGGCCATCGTGGCCCTGGACCCGAGGACCGGGGAGATCCTGGCCATGGCGAGCGCCCCCTCCTTTGACCCGAACCTCTTCGCCAGGCGCCCCGTGCCCAAGGAGGTCCAGGACCTCCTAAAGGACCCCGACCTCCCCCTCCTCAACCGCGCCCTCCAACCCTACACCCCGGGCTCCACCTTCAAGCTGGCCACGAGCTACGCCCTCCTGGAGGAGGGCTACGTGGGCCCAAGCACCACCTACCGCTGTAGCCCCTACATCGTCTACGGGGGCCAGGTGCGCCGCAACTGGGCCACCCGGGACCTGGGTACCATGACGGTGCGGGAGGCCATCGCCTTTAGCTGCAACACCTGGTACTACCAGGCGGTGGCGCAAGACCCCTTGGGCTTCCCAGACCGCCTGGCGGCCCGCGCCCGGCTCCTGGGCCTTGGGGAGCCCACGGGGGTAGAGGTGGCGGAGAAGACGGGCCTCCTCCCCACCCGGGCCTGGAAGCGGGAGGCCTTGGGGGAGCCCTGGTACCCCGGGGAAACCCTTTCCGTGGCCATCGGCCAGGGCCCGGTCCTCGCCACCCCGGCCCAGATCGCCCGCATGCTGGCCACCCTGGCCAACGGGGGCAGGAAGCCCCGGCTCCACCTGGTAAGGCGGATCGGGGAAGAGGAGGTGAGGCCCGCCTTGGAGCCGGTACCGGGGCGCTTCTTCGCCGTGCTCCAGGAGGGCCTGCGCAAGACCGTGACCGAGGGCACGGCGCGGCACGTGCTCGGCAACTTCCCCGTGCCCACCGGGGGGAAGACGGGCACGGCGGAAACCCCGGGGAAAAGGCGGGGCCTCGAGCATGCCTGGTACATGGGCTATGGCCCCACGGACCCCCAAAGCCCCTACCCCCCCTTGGTGGTGGTGGCCTTCTTTGAAAACGGCGGGGAGGGTAGCCGGGTGGCCCTCCCCGCCGTGCGCAAGGTGATGGCGGCCTACTGGAAGGTGCCCGAGGAAGCCAGGTCCCCGTAG
- a CDS encoding septum site-determining protein MinC, protein MRLRATPKALALRLDGGESAEDIAKLALPEGLPLEVEVAGPVSQEVVEALLALGRPLTLVPARSHKGLSTLVVSKTLRAGERVEHPGTVVVLGDVNPGAEVVAGGDVIVVGKLRGLAHAGAGGDEERFIFALSLGAKQLRIGPHLAQAPEGEAAEGPELARVVEGRIVVEPWARRRSPPTPPRSA, encoded by the coding sequence ATGCGCCTCCGCGCCACACCCAAGGCCCTGGCCCTGCGCCTAGACGGCGGGGAAAGCGCCGAAGACATCGCCAAGCTCGCCCTCCCCGAGGGGCTTCCCCTGGAGGTGGAGGTGGCGGGCCCCGTGTCCCAAGAGGTCGTAGAGGCCCTCCTGGCCTTAGGCCGCCCCCTCACCCTCGTACCCGCCCGAAGCCACAAGGGCCTAAGCACCCTGGTGGTGAGCAAAACCCTAAGGGCCGGGGAGCGGGTGGAGCACCCTGGCACCGTCGTGGTCCTGGGGGACGTGAACCCAGGGGCCGAGGTGGTGGCGGGTGGGGACGTGATCGTGGTGGGGAAACTCCGGGGCCTCGCCCACGCCGGGGCAGGGGGGGATGAGGAGCGCTTCATCTTCGCCCTAAGCCTCGGCGCCAAGCAACTGCGCATCGGGCCCCACCTGGCCCAGGCCCCCGAGGGGGAAGCGGCGGAGGGGCCCGAGCTCGCCCGGGTGGTGGAGGGGCGGATCGTGGTGGAGCCCTGGGCTAGAAGGCGATCCCCCCCGACTCCACCCCGTAGCGCTTGA
- a CDS encoding DUF420 domain-containing protein, whose product MKELLGLLAVWSIGLSGLALVVGVVLIRRGERVLHHRTMLVATSLAALFLVFYLTKWGLYGTTAYGGPEAWRGVYYFILITHTLLATLNGPLALYVIWRAIRGEFALHKRWAKVLVPIWLYVALTGWVIYLVLKRYGVESGGIAF is encoded by the coding sequence ATGAAGGAACTTCTCGGCTTGCTTGCCGTTTGGAGCATTGGTCTTTCGGGCCTGGCCCTCGTGGTGGGGGTGGTCTTGATCCGCCGGGGGGAGCGGGTTCTTCACCACCGCACCATGCTCGTCGCCACCAGCTTGGCGGCCCTCTTCTTGGTCTTCTACCTCACCAAGTGGGGCCTTTACGGCACCACGGCCTATGGGGGGCCGGAGGCTTGGCGGGGGGTCTACTACTTTATCCTCATCACCCACACCCTTTTGGCCACCCTGAACGGGCCTTTGGCCCTTTACGTTATCTGGCGGGCCATTAGGGGCGAGTTCGCCCTCCACAAGCGCTGGGCTAAGGTCCTGGTGCCCATCTGGCTCTACGTGGCCCTCACGGGTTGGGTCATTTACCTCGTGCTCAAGCGCTACGGGGTGGAGTCGGGGGGGATCGCCTTCTAG